The segment AAACCAGTACAGCACATCTCATCTGCAGAACCCTGAGGAATCgccactgtttttttgttttttttgacttgaCACAACACATTTGATGGTGAGGGCGGGAGTCAGGcggccacgccccccccccccccttccagcCCTTTGGATGTACCTGCCATAACACAGCCACAGGAAGCAACAGAGGAGATTTCAGACACACTCAGCCGGGCCCAGGGAACAGATGATACCACACACTGGGACAGTAAACATCAGACGCTAATACCCGCTTGACTCCACCTTCCTGAGCCTGAAcaaaacatgacatcataacGACTGAACTTCACCTTGGCAACACACCGCTGAACGCCATGACAGCACATCGTCACACAGATATTCCAGATGACTTAACTGTCGAGCACTAGATGCCTTTTCCACTTTGCAAGTGGCTGAGAGCTATTAACGCAAATACAGCAAGCATCACGTGAGCATCCATTTTTACACCAGAAGAAATatccacgggggggggggtgctacgAAGACACAAGCATCCAGACACCTGTCAAGCATACAAGCACAGATGCAAACATAAAATTCCTGTCCTAGAACTTTCTACATTCATGGACTCGGGTGTTCTGTTTTTCCCTGTACCTTCCTCCCTAtcctaaccccccccaccctctcctTCTTGTCTGTgcagtttttgtgttgtttctacattgctttcattttccctttttttgcaCTGGCCCATAGTGACGCCTTTAACGCCTCCCGTGTGATGCAGGTTTGGCTCAGTGTGTCTGTGGACAGACAGCCCACTCTCAAACGGTGCAAATGTCCTGCTTTGTGGTCAGAGCACGGTAAGCTGGAAATGAGCCTTTAATAGTGACCCTTAAAAAGGAACCAACGGCAAGTCAAAACCAAGCGTGGATGCGTGGATGcactttttctctctgtggtgGAGATACAATGGatgaaagaaggaagaaaggacTGAAGAGGGAGAATGAGTTGAGGCTGGAAGTCAAGAGGTTGGCTGGTAATCCTGGCTGAAGACTGCCCCCTACCTGCCCACTGTGTCCCTTGCTTCATGTGTGGTGCTGTAAGTacttgacagaaaataaatgaataatctGACAAGTTGAAAGTTCTTGTGCGCCTCGAACGGCATGACTTTTGTTTTGCACCTTCGTGTTCATACGACATGACGTAGGCCAATAGGAACTCTGTGTCATCAACACGCCTTCTCTTGACAACGTGTGAGTTAAAAGTTACCGTCAGATTGTTCCAACTGCTTGCTGATTACACAACCTCATTTTTTATTACCAAGAATCTTTGTATCCAGCGACGTAGGTTGGatttcatttgactttttttttttctacattaagAGTTTTTGTTTCGGTGCTagctgttgttggttttttgtgGTAAAATTtatgacaacaacaacctgaCAATATTTGTTTATATGCTCCTAATGGGATTAAGCAGATTAGTTTTCATTTATGTAAACTCTGTGTTTAATTCTCAGATTGTTGCTGTATGTGTGATGCATGGTTCACATGCACAATGGGTTTGTGATGATTGTAATCAAAATCACAATCGGTGGCCAGGCCAGTCGACTCTTCTCTGCCCATGTATTACCTAAATGCTGTTGCCTTCAGTGACATCATTCAATTATTATAACACTTCAACACACATTCCTGACAAGAAGCCTCTGATTTCAGCTCACTGTCCACCTTTAACACACTTTTCCCTTTGTTCACATCGCTGTACCTACTTGTGAGAATTATGGTACAGGTGCATATGTTTCATGTAGCAGATATGAAATAGCTACCATCATGGATCATCGTCACAGATGTGACGTGCGCAGTTTGTTTTTAAGCAGAGCTTGACTGGAAGAAGTGATTTTGTGACAATTAAAGCAAAAAGGTTggcaaaatggcaaaaaaaccATGAATGGATCAATCACATGTTGCTCAGTATGCTCACCCAGGTCCCTCAAGGCGGTTTAATTCTAACCAGACTTATAATGGTGGGATTAAAGGAAAGgcaaaaaacaaatctttcaTGGTAATTAATTGTTTGACACTTGTCTTAAATTCTAAGATTGTATCAGACCGCTGTAGTTCTACTGGAGGCCCACTAGAGTGTATGACAAACATGTTCTTACACTACATTAGTTGAGGTGAGGTGTTTGGGAAACATCATAAGAAGCTTTTATGATTTCATTCTTTCCATTTGACTTCTTGATTAATTAGTGTAGATGGACAGTTAGGACTTTTACAAACATTCAAGCTACCTCTTATGGGCCAATGGGATTAGTTAACAGTTTAATATCTGTAGAATTCTATATATCCATCGGGACTGGCCCCCACTAAGTGTGGGGTTGTACCGTTACAGAGGACGTCAGTATTTACCTCTGACTGATTTAAGCTAACTTCAACCTGCGGTTCGGTTCTCATGTTCTCCCTTCACAATGTAATCCGGTCAGTTCTGATGTCTATTCTCTTCTGATGTTCCACCTGTGTCTCATCTGGTCTGTAGTAACTGTATAGTTCTCATAGTTTTCAATAAAACATGCTAAGATTCAAATGTTCCATTATAGCATCGATCAATATTTCCTGTCTGATGTCCGATGTTTTTATTCCATGATTTCCTAGGATgtaaagaggttttttttgtttttgttttttttaatttttatgctgCTTTGCTAGAATTCTTCTTCCATGTTAATTTGGATTtgacgtgtgtgtatgtgtacctGCACAGATGCTGATGGTGAAGGCAATTGGAACAATtcacaaggtgtgtgtgtgtgtttgtactagGATGGCTGATAGTAGGAGCTCTATTTCAAAATCACTGTTAAAAATCTCCATTATGGCATGTGTTCAAAAGAGCCTGCAGCTTTTTCTTAACGCTTTAAGATGTGAGGTGGCTGTTTTGCATGTCTGTCACAAGCCTGCCCCTTAGCACGTGCTAGCCCTCGTCATGTATCTGCCTGACAGCTTTGGAAAGGTCGTCGTTTGATAAGgaactttttatttcatcattttagaTCCGAATGCCAATCCCAACAAACGCCAGAGGCAGCCCGCCCTTCTTGGAGACCACCCTCCAGATTATGGTAAATATTTAGAGAAGAAACTGATCTGGATCGCATTccaatatatataatatacatatatggacttttttttttttttttaaattaaggtgGGCCTCAAGCAGGATACCACAGCTACAATGATGAGAGTTACGgcccccctcctccccatcGCATGGGGCCTGGGATGGGTGGGCGTGGTCGGGGTAGCCAGCGCTACGGGCCTGGTTATGGACCGCCGCCTCCTGAATACGGCCCTCATGCTGACTCCCCAGTCCTCATGGTGTACGGCCTGGAACCCACCAAGATCAACGCCGACAAAGTCTTTAACATGTTCTGTCTCTACGGCAACGTAGAGAGGGTAAGTGAATCACCTTCAACAAACGCTTCCTGTAGAGACTCAGTCTTTTAAGCGGGCCTTCTTTACATGATCAAAAAATGACGTTAAACCACCTCACCGTTGGTCATAAGAGTacggtattttctgcactataaggtgcccTGGATTAAtcacccatttttaaaaaaaatcacatataaggcgcactggattgaggttacagctgagagttgagaactcatctgagaactcaatgaatggcttattttaaaaatgttttcacatgaaaagtgcactggattataagacgcactgtcagtttttgagaataTTAAGGGCTTtgaggtgcgccttatagtgtggaaaatactgtaaattagTTGTTTTATCAGCTGGAGGTTTCTGTCTTTCCTCAGATTAAGTTCATGAAGAGTAAACCTGGAGCGGCGATGGTGGAGATGGGAGACTGTTACTCTGTGGACCGAGCCATCACTCACCTCAACAACAACTTTCTGTTTGGTCAGAAACTCAATGTTTGGTAAGAACAGCCGTGACCATGAAGTATCGAGTGTTTACCTTCATTGTGTCAGCAGTTTCTGTAATTGCCGTCACTGCAAGGAGGGACACAAAAGTTTGGCACTAgtctttaaagaaaaagaaaaaagattcaaaagCTAGAGCTAAAGATTCAAACCTCTTCCCCGGCAGTGTATCCAAACAGCAGGCTATTGTCCCCGGTCAGTGTTACCAGTTAGaggacaacagcagcagcttcaaagATTTCCACGGATCCCGCAACAATCGCTTCACGTCCCCTGAGCAGGCGGCCAAGAACAGAATCCAGCACCCCAGCAACGTCCTGCACTTCTTCAATGCACAGCCTGACATCTCTGTAGAAATCTTCAACCAGGTAAGAGAGGCATCCAGCTTCCCTCCCACAAACCTCAGCTTCAAATTCTAACTGGAAACTGGTGTTACTTTCCAGGTTTGTGAGGAACTTGGAATTAAGAGCCCTGCAAGTGTGAAACTTTTTACCGGAAAGAGTGAGTAAAGAGATCTACAGCCTGGTCTGTGTTTTGATGGTTGTTCTGATACAGAACTCTGCTTGTGTCACTGCTTTGACTTACAGTCGACTAGTAACTGTTCTGGTCACCTAATCACTTGTCTTGGTTTCTCACAGGTGAGCGAAGTGCATCTGGTCTTCTGGAATGGGAATCCATTAATGATGCCATGGAGGCTCTTGCCATGATGAACCATTTCCAGATGAAAAACCCCAGTATGTTCCTATCTCATTCCCAACATAGGTTTTAAACCTGGCCCTGCATCCTTTAGGATAGAGTTGTCTTTTATTATGTTTGTTCTAATCCATGTTAtctctctctgttctcttaCAGGCGGGTCTTATCCTTACACACTGAAATTGTGTTTCTCAACCACACACCACGCCAATTAAAAACTCTATCCTCAAGCTATTTGTAgcattttatgtcatttcataGAATATATTGTAGTTCTGTCACGACCCAATAAACATTCAGTATtgataaaaaaatttaagatTAATGTGCTTTAAATTATGTCACCTACAGTCAGATTTTGTATCATTTGCTGTTCTTTtaccatgtttattttttaatcactttcttatttttatgtttgtgttactaaattttaataaattccTTTACCCTTCAATAATATTGAAATGTaaatcagattttgttttttcaagtgaagtcattatgaaaataatttcaatgttGATATAACCAGGGATTAAATGTTCAGACTGTttgtatgttattcatcatttgtTAACCCTTGACAGGGACAGGTTCATGTTATTTCTtgatcaaataaaatacatttattggcAAGTTCTTAGAGTGAAAAGCAGTAGTTTTTTTATGGATCAAATAATGTCTGCGTGTACAGAAGTATTTGGGGTGCCTTCAGTATATTGAAAATCTAATTGTAGAGTATTATGACACAGATTATTACATATGGCTGACTTGAGGGAGATATATATCTGTACTGATATGTCCCAATCCAGATTGGTAGGTGTCAcctttttcagaaataaaatacagaatgtaCTCTGGCTGGAATTACTCTGTTAGTTATTAAGCCCTGTTCCACATTCCTTATTAGATGATATGTGTGTCTACATTCCCATTTGTTCAACACATGTTATTGCTAAAACTAAAATTATATTTAGTGCTTGATGACCTACAGTAAGTAGTCATTAAATTGTGTAGAAGTTTAAGTGTGTAGTAATAATTATATGATAATATCTAataatatatatgatatatttaatatCATATAATATGTAAAccgaatatactgtataatataaatataataattaaatttagGTGTGTAATAATTATAGGCTCAAATTTATGCTGTATTTCAGGATCTAAATCTTAAGAAACTCTGGATTAAAAGTTCTATAATTATCggttctacaaaaaaaaaaggtttcaaaaAATATATGCCAATATATCcaactactgtactgtatttcgTTTTCTACTCGTTATGCTGCGAAAAAGcggtttaacatttaaaaactacAAATCCCACAATGCCCTCTGCCTGTGTCGCGTAGGTGTTTCCGGTGTCTTATGACATTTTACTTCCTTCCACACAAACCGACACGAACAAACCGAGAAAGAAGCCGTCGCTAACTTTTGAAAACTACCGTCAACGGTCGCGGTTCGAGCACAGTTTCCGTTAAATTTTCGTCGTATTTTGCGCAACATGTGTCGCCTGGTATCTGAGAATTGAAGAATCGTTGAGAACGTAGACCGTAACGCGTAGGCCTCGAAGAAAGTTTGGTCGAGGGCCTGTAAACAACATGTCCTCCGCCTCgcagtcttcctccagacggCAATGGTGCTACCTCTGCGATCTGCCCAAGATGCCCTGGGCCATGCTGTGGGAGTTCAGCGAGGCTGTGTGCCGGGGATGCGTCAACTACGACGGGGCAGACCGAATAGAGCTCCTCATCGAAACCGCCAGGCAGCTAAAGAGCACGCACGGAGTTTTAGACGGCAGGTCCCCCGGTCCGCCGCAGGGGAAACCGAGCTCGTCCGGGTCCGTGGATGCCGGGCGGCAGCATGGGGAGCGTTcggagagggggaggggtgagTATGGGGTGTCCTCTCGCCTCCCCAACGGCCTGCACAGAGCTGAAGATGTGGCGTTGTCAGAGGGCAGCAGGCAGAGCCCCAACACCCGGAGGGCTGTGGTTGGGGCAGTTCCAAATCTTCATGGCACCATCTCTCATGCCTTGATAGCCCAGGGGTTGGTGGCAGCCCCCCATGGGCTTTTAGCCCCATTATCCGGCGCCAGAGCTGGGGCTACCCCTATTGCCGTCTCAGCTGGCTCCATAATAAGTGATGCTGCCCGGAGACAGGCGGTGTCCCTCGGTGTAGGGGCCAGCACCTCTGCTCTGGTGGGGATAGATCCTGCAGCCTGGAGGAACAATGAAGTGATGGCCGAACTGAACGAGGTGGCGCGCAGCAGAGTCGAAGGCTGGCCGAACCGTCCCAAAGCGGTCCGGGACGTCCTCCTGGGGCTCAGCAGCTGTGTGCCCTTCAACGTGCGATTCAGGAAAGACCACAACCTGATGGGTCGCGTTCTGGCCTTTGACGCCAGTGCAACACCAGAGTTCGAGCTGAAGGTGTTTGTGGAGTATCCTGCAGGCTCTGGAATGATCTTCTCGGGCGTCCCAGACCTGGTCAGGCAGATGTTCCGCGATTCAGCCAAAGATGTGGGGAAAGCGGTGAACTCCGGGCTACGCTACGTGGAGTACGAGAAGCGGCAAGGCACCGGAGACTGGCGTGCGCTGTCTGAGCTGTTGAATGATGGCGTTCGGATGTTCAAAGAGCCCCCGATTCCAGAAGTTCTACCACAACCAGACGCAGGGTTGGCCATGGCTGCCGCCGGACGCCCCATACCAGTGAAGGGCACAACACGGCGCCGCAAGGCTTCTCCGGGCTCTGAGAACGGAGAGAGCGAAGGGAGACTTGACCACCAAGCGAGGGAGACCTGGTCCCGGGGTGCCTACTCAGGCATGGAGCCTCTTTCTGGCATGGCCGCCCCCCAAGAGGGCCTGCCCCGTTTACACAGCCAGCCCTCACCCATCTCAGCGCTCATGGGCGTCGCAGACAGCCTGAGTTCCAGCCAGATGGCCAGAGAAAGCCCCAACATGTCCACGGCCCACTCCTCAGCCGGGCGCCCCACCAGCAGCAGCCCCTCCACCGCCTCCACCTCAGTCTCCCAGGCGGCCTTAGGGCAGGTGGGTCCGAGCAGCAACGCCAGCGCCGCTGAGTCCACCAGCAGCGCCCCGGGCTCGCTGCTCTGCTGCACCCTCTGCCGAGAGCGACTGGAGGACACTCATTTCGTCCAGTGTCCCTCCGACCCGCACCACAAGTTCTGCTTCCCATGTACTCGAGGATTCATCCGGAGTCAAGGTCAAGGCGGGGAGGTGTACTGCCCCAGTGGGGAGCGATGCCCCCTGGCCGGCTCCTCGGTGCCTTGGGCCTTCATGCAGGGAGAAATCACAACAATCCTGGCCGGAGACGGAGACGTGACGGTAAAGAAGGAGAGCGACCCTTGACATCTCCGTCCCATTGTGGTGAATGGTAAGAAAGTCGCTTTCATAAAACATTCATATGGAAGAAAACACTTTATAGTTACATATTCTGATCATGTTCACAGCAACGCAACAATCAGAACTGGTGTTGAttgtttaaaattcaaattggGAGAAGATTCATTCTAAAAATTCACTTGTGAAGCTGATGTCATCGGTTTGTTCACACTGAGTCTGACACGTGAGGAATACTTccttacagtgtgtgttaaaacACACtacagtgatgtcacacagaaCCAGTCATTACTCCTGCTGCGTGTACATCTGTGAACGCATGACTCGATTTCCTTTCTGTAGCAGGGGATTAAAAGTTTTTGCAGCTTCCTGCTGATTTTATAGATTGTGATTTTATAAATATagcattttgtgttttggaaAAATCAAGTCCTGAAGTGACACTggacaaagaaaacatccatGTCGTGTCCTCAACCAACGGATTTACTCAATGTGCTGAATGACGAATCTAATATTAGCCCTACGACCCCTGCAGGGTTCCTCAGATAAGATTAAAGATGTTTGAGGACCTTTAGCAGGGCGTGCAATTTAAGGACACAACTTTGATCGTTCCCTACATCTATCAAActttaaaaatcatatttatatttatatttacccTTTTTTGGTAGCAGAAATGAACACTTGGGCGAGGGCTGGGCAAGAGTGTATTGAAACCGACATTCAGAGCCTTTAACAGACTTCATGTCATTTAgttcatttaattaaatgaatagTTCTCCAGTGCGGTTGATCGTAAACTGTCCTTAAAGATTACGTCATGCTCAGTCACCCACGTCCGTCTGCTCCACCAGGTTTAATCCACGTTCTGTCAAAACAAAGGTGCATTCAAAGCAGCTTGAACGACACAAGGACACAGAATAGACCCAAGCCGGAGGAGCGGTGTCCCTTCAGTGTCACGTTTACTGAGGCTGAGATATGCCCAACAAATCGTTAAACATTCAGTATATTatctgcaggaaaaaaataaaaaagacagcaTTGAAAagaatttataataattataaaaaagggaattttcaaaatgtgttcactgacaaaaacatgtaacttggaaaactactgaaaatgtttttaaaaataaattcaaggcTTCTAAAGTACCATTCATTGCTC is part of the Antennarius striatus isolate MH-2024 chromosome 13, ASM4005453v1, whole genome shotgun sequence genome and harbors:
- the LOC137606075 gene encoding interferon regulatory factor 2-binding protein 1-like → MSSASQSSSRRQWCYLCDLPKMPWAMLWEFSEAVCRGCVNYDGADRIELLIETARQLKSTHGVLDGRSPGPPQGKPSSSGSVDAGRQHGERSERGRGEYGVSSRLPNGLHRAEDVALSEGSRQSPNTRRAVVGAVPNLHGTISHALIAQGLVAAPHGLLAPLSGARAGATPIAVSAGSIISDAARRQAVSLGVGASTSALVGIDPAAWRNNEVMAELNEVARSRVEGWPNRPKAVRDVLLGLSSCVPFNVRFRKDHNLMGRVLAFDASATPEFELKVFVEYPAGSGMIFSGVPDLVRQMFRDSAKDVGKAVNSGLRYVEYEKRQGTGDWRALSELLNDGVRMFKEPPIPEVLPQPDAGLAMAAAGRPIPVKGTTRRRKASPGSENGESEGRLDHQARETWSRGAYSGMEPLSGMAAPQEGLPRLHSQPSPISALMGVADSLSSSQMARESPNMSTAHSSAGRPTSSSPSTASTSVSQAALGQVGPSSNASAAESTSSAPGSLLCCTLCRERLEDTHFVQCPSDPHHKFCFPCTRGFIRSQGQGGEVYCPSGERCPLAGSSVPWAFMQGEITTILAGDGDVTVKKESDP
- the LOC137606073 gene encoding heterogeneous nuclear ribonucleoprotein L-like, translated to MAAAAGRYYGEGGRATKRQKTEDGGMTTENYDDPHKPLPSPVVHIRGLADGIMEADLVEALQEFGAISYMVLMPKKRQALVEYEDMNGSCNAVTYAADNQVYIAGHPAFINYSTSQKISRPGDSDDTRTVNNVLLLTIINPIYPITTDVLYTICNNCGPVQRIVIFRKNGVQAMVEFDSVQSAQRAKASLNGADIYSGCCTLKIEYAKPARLNVFKNDQDTWDYTNPNLSGQDADGEGNWNNSQDPNANPNKRQRQPALLGDHPPDYGGPQAGYHSYNDESYGPPPPHRMGPGMGGRGRGSQRYGPGYGPPPPEYGPHADSPVLMVYGLEPTKINADKVFNMFCLYGNVERIKFMKSKPGAAMVEMGDCYSVDRAITHLNNNFLFGQKLNVCVSKQQAIVPGQCYQLEDNSSSFKDFHGSRNNRFTSPEQAAKNRIQHPSNVLHFFNAQPDISVEIFNQVCEELGIKSPASVKLFTGKSERSASGLLEWESINDAMEALAMMNHFQMKNPSGSYPYTLKLCFSTTHHAN